One part of the uncultured Bacteroides sp. genome encodes these proteins:
- a CDS encoding glycosyltransferase gives MNAKVKVSVLMLTYNHEKYIVDAIESVIKQQTDFPFELVIGEDRSTDSTADICREYQKKYPEIIKLTTNEENLGLQENFIRSYNRCSGEYMAICEGDDFWINKHKLQIQADFLDSHKEYSACFHRALNYYQEDGSKSIGNGGYQKKVNTVFDIINCNPITNVTVMFRLGLFGELPSWFSKVTSYDFAIHVLNAEHGDAYFMNNVMAVYRQHKESIWSMASSEKQMLISVINRQLLIDHYKEKNKAICDKLTETYTNGCLRLVQYYQSIGNEEKVAETEQFILKANPSFTVEQVKEMEKIRKAPLKKIISQRIFRLVKVTRREISKLIPLPKIK, from the coding sequence ATGAATGCAAAAGTAAAAGTAAGCGTATTGATGCTTACCTACAATCATGAGAAATACATTGTAGATGCTATAGAAAGCGTAATAAAGCAGCAAACAGATTTCCCGTTCGAACTGGTTATTGGTGAAGATCGCAGTACAGATAGCACAGCCGACATCTGCCGTGAGTATCAGAAAAAATATCCGGAAATCATCAAGCTTACAACAAATGAGGAGAATCTGGGACTTCAAGAGAACTTTATCCGTTCCTATAACCGCTGTTCCGGCGAATATATGGCAATCTGCGAAGGAGACGACTTCTGGATCAACAAGCACAAGCTACAAATACAGGCAGATTTTCTGGACAGCCATAAAGAATATTCAGCTTGTTTTCATCGTGCACTGAATTATTATCAGGAAGATGGAAGCAAAAGTATTGGCAATGGCGGTTATCAAAAGAAGGTAAATACAGTTTTCGATATCATAAACTGTAATCCCATCACAAACGTAACAGTTATGTTCCGTTTAGGACTGTTTGGAGAATTACCATCCTGGTTCAGCAAAGTAACATCATACGATTTTGCCATTCATGTACTTAACGCTGAACATGGAGATGCTTACTTCATGAATAATGTAATGGCGGTGTATCGCCAGCATAAGGAAAGCATCTGGAGCATGGCTAGTTCTGAAAAACAGATGCTTATTTCTGTTATAAACAGGCAATTGCTTATTGATCATTACAAGGAAAAGAACAAAGCTATCTGTGATAAACTCACAGAAACATATACAAACGGCTGCCTACGGTTAGTGCAATATTACCAATCCATAGGGAATGAAGAAAAAGTAGCCGAAACAGAACAGTTTATTTTAAAAGCCAATCCTTCTTTTACCGTTGAGCAGGTGAAGGAAATGGAAAAAATAAGAAAAGCACCGTTAAAGAAGATAATATCACAACGCATATTCCGTTTGGTAAAAGTTACCAGACGTGAAATTTCCAAACTAATACCTTTGCCTAAAATCAAATGA
- a CDS encoding lipopolysaccharide biosynthesis protein, protein MAKTLKEKTIWALIWNVLDKVGQQVILFIVGILVARILSSEDYALVGMLSIFTALANIVIESGFSTALIRKNDATATDYSSVFYFNMGASIVVYLLLFICAPFIADFFNQPSLTLIARIVFLAIPVNSLSLIQTTILTKQINFKKLTKVNFISLLASGLLSLYMAYTGCGVWTLVVQPVSLAIVRSMLLWVASSWRPVKEFSIQSIKELFAFASNLMLSSIINTGFLNIYSVFIGKIYPLQQLGYYSQGGKMSDMGVSTIYGSIQSATFPIFSSIQDDKERLLRAYRKTIRFTSFLTFPAMIGMVLVGNPFIRIALTDKWANTIPFFQLLCVGGIFTILTAINSNFLKVSGRSDIMLKLEVFKLVVTAIALVCTLHQSVWVMVAGQVVARIVIYLSNVVMVHKYGNYPGWYQIKDIIPYLIMSLVLFTCLYPLSFIISNLVLLLCTQIILFAIAYIVLNKLFGSAIFDEIMALLFKKKTTQNNQSAE, encoded by the coding sequence ATGGCAAAGACGCTAAAGGAGAAAACCATTTGGGCGCTAATCTGGAATGTTCTCGACAAAGTAGGACAACAAGTGATTCTCTTCATTGTAGGAATACTGGTAGCCCGAATCCTTTCTTCGGAAGATTATGCTCTGGTGGGCATGCTTTCCATCTTTACAGCTTTGGCAAATATTGTGATTGAGAGCGGTTTTTCAACTGCTCTCATTCGCAAAAACGATGCAACAGCAACAGATTACAGTTCTGTGTTCTATTTCAATATGGGCGCAAGTATTGTTGTCTATCTGCTGCTTTTTATTTGTGCACCTTTCATAGCAGATTTCTTTAATCAGCCATCACTTACACTAATTGCCCGGATTGTATTTCTGGCTATTCCTGTTAATTCACTAAGTCTGATTCAAACAACCATACTTACCAAGCAGATTAATTTCAAGAAGCTCACCAAAGTAAACTTTATCTCTTTGTTAGCTTCGGGATTACTCTCCTTGTATATGGCATATACGGGATGTGGTGTATGGACATTGGTTGTACAACCGGTATCTCTGGCCATTGTCCGCTCTATGCTTCTATGGGTTGCAAGCAGCTGGCGTCCTGTTAAGGAATTCAGTATCCAATCCATAAAAGAACTGTTTGCTTTTGCTTCCAACCTTATGTTGTCAAGCATCATCAATACAGGTTTCCTCAATATCTATTCCGTCTTTATCGGGAAAATCTACCCGTTACAGCAATTGGGATACTACAGTCAGGGCGGTAAGATGTCCGATATGGGAGTAAGCACTATCTACGGAAGCATCCAAAGTGCCACTTTTCCAATCTTTTCATCCATACAAGATGACAAAGAACGCCTTTTGCGTGCTTATCGCAAGACTATAAGGTTTACCTCCTTCCTCACTTTCCCGGCTATGATCGGTATGGTGTTGGTGGGCAACCCGTTTATACGAATAGCATTGACCGACAAGTGGGCTAACACTATCCCTTTCTTTCAGTTATTATGTGTGGGAGGTATATTTACCATTCTGACTGCCATCAACAGCAACTTCCTTAAAGTGAGCGGACGTTCAGATATCATGCTGAAACTGGAAGTATTCAAACTGGTAGTTACAGCAATAGCTCTGGTATGCACTCTTCATCAGAGCGTATGGGTTATGGTGGCCGGACAGGTAGTTGCCCGCATTGTTATTTATTTATCGAATGTAGTAATGGTTCACAAATACGGAAATTATCCGGGATGGTACCAGATTAAGGATATCATTCCTTACCTCATCATGTCCTTGGTTCTTTTCACCTGTTTGTATCCATTAAGTTTTATCATATCAAACCTGGTTCTGTTACTTTGTACGCAAATCATTCTCTTCGCAATTGCATACATTGTATTGAATAAGTTATTTGGATCGGCAATCTTTGATGAAATCATGGCATTGCTTTTCAAAAAGAAAACAACACAAAATAATCAGTCGGCCGAATGA
- the metG gene encoding methionine--tRNA ligase — protein MEKKYKRTTVTSALPYANGPVHIGHLAGVYVPADIYVRYLRLKKEDVLFVGGSDEHGVPITIRAKKEGVTPQDVVDKYHGIIKKSFEDFGISFDVYSRTSSKTHHEVASDFFKKLYDKGEFIEKTSEQYYDEEAKQFLADRYITGTCPHCGNENAYGDQCEACGTSLNATDLINPKSAISGSQPVMRETKHWYLPLDKHEAWLRKWILEDHKEWKSNVYGQCKSWLDMGLQPRAVSRDLDWGIPVPVEGAEGKVLYVWFDAPIGYISNTKELLPDSWETWWKDSDTRLLHFIGKDNIVFHCIVFPAMLKAEGSYILPDNVPANEFLNLEGDKISTSRNWAVWLHEYLEDFPGKQDVLRYVLTANAPETKDNDFTWKDFQARNNNELVAVFGNFVNRALVLTEKYFGAQVPAAGELSEYDKQTLADFENVKKDVEHYLDTFKFREAQKEAMNLARIGNKYLADTEPWKLAKTDLNRVATILNISLQLAANLAIAFEPFLPFTSKKLRDMLNMPTFDWAELGQTDLLEAGHKLNKAELLFEKIEDNVIEAQVQKLLDTKKANEEANYKANPIRENIEFDDFTKLDIRVGTVLECQKVPKADKLLQFKIDDGLECRTIVSGIAKHYAPEELVGKQVCFIANLAPRKLKGIVSEGMILSAENNDGSLAVIMPGKEVKPGSEVK, from the coding sequence ATGGAAAAGAAATATAAAAGAACCACGGTGACCTCAGCGTTACCTTATGCAAACGGACCGGTTCATATCGGACACCTTGCCGGAGTATACGTTCCGGCGGACATTTATGTACGTTACCTTCGCCTTAAAAAAGAAGATGTGCTCTTCGTTGGCGGTTCAGACGAACATGGTGTGCCTATCACTATCCGTGCAAAGAAGGAAGGTGTTACTCCACAGGACGTTGTTGATAAATACCACGGCATTATTAAAAAGTCTTTCGAAGATTTCGGCATCTCATTCGATGTTTACTCACGTACTTCTTCAAAGACTCATCACGAAGTGGCTTCTGATTTCTTCAAAAAGCTGTATGATAAAGGAGAATTTATAGAAAAGACTTCTGAACAATATTACGATGAAGAGGCTAAGCAATTCCTTGCCGACCGCTACATTACCGGAACATGCCCACATTGTGGCAATGAAAATGCTTACGGTGACCAGTGCGAAGCTTGCGGAACGTCGCTCAATGCCACAGACTTGATTAATCCTAAATCGGCTATCAGCGGAAGCCAGCCGGTAATGCGTGAAACAAAGCACTGGTATTTGCCACTCGATAAGCACGAAGCATGGTTGCGTAAATGGATATTGGAAGACCATAAAGAATGGAAATCCAATGTTTACGGACAATGCAAGTCATGGCTGGATATGGGACTCCAACCACGTGCCGTGAGCCGCGACCTCGACTGGGGTATTCCTGTTCCGGTAGAAGGTGCCGAAGGTAAAGTGCTTTATGTATGGTTTGACGCTCCAATCGGATATATTTCAAATACAAAAGAATTGCTTCCTGATTCATGGGAAACATGGTGGAAAGATTCAGATACCCGCCTGCTTCACTTCATCGGAAAAGATAATATCGTATTCCATTGCATTGTGTTCCCTGCAATGTTGAAGGCAGAAGGCAGCTATATCCTTCCAGATAATGTTCCTGCCAATGAGTTCCTGAACCTTGAAGGTGATAAGATTTCAACTTCACGCAACTGGGCTGTATGGTTACATGAATACCTGGAAGATTTCCCTGGAAAGCAGGATGTTCTTCGTTATGTATTGACTGCCAATGCTCCTGAAACAAAAGATAACGACTTTACCTGGAAAGATTTTCAGGCTCGCAATAACAACGAACTGGTTGCCGTATTCGGTAACTTCGTGAATCGTGCTTTGGTTCTTACAGAGAAGTACTTCGGTGCTCAGGTTCCTGCTGCCGGCGAACTAAGTGAATACGACAAGCAAACTCTTGCCGATTTTGAGAACGTGAAGAAAGATGTGGAACACTATCTGGATACATTCAAGTTCCGCGAAGCTCAGAAAGAAGCTATGAATCTTGCACGCATCGGTAACAAGTATCTTGCAGATACAGAACCATGGAAGCTTGCAAAGACCGACCTTAACAGAGTTGCAACAATTCTGAATATCAGTCTTCAGTTAGCGGCTAATCTTGCTATTGCATTCGAACCATTCCTTCCATTTACTTCCAAGAAATTGAGAGATATGCTTAATATGCCTACTTTCGACTGGGCAGAACTTGGTCAGACAGATCTTCTTGAAGCTGGCCACAAGCTGAATAAAGCAGAACTTCTTTTCGAAAAGATAGAAGACAACGTAATTGAAGCACAGGTTCAAAAGCTTCTGGATACTAAGAAAGCGAATGAAGAAGCCAACTATAAAGCAAATCCTATCCGTGAAAACATTGAATTCGATGATTTCACTAAGCTGGATATTCGTGTTGGTACAGTATTGGAATGCCAGAAAGTACCAAAGGCCGACAAACTTCTTCAGTTCAAGATTGACGACGGACTGGAATGCCGCACCATTGTATCAGGAATTGCAAAACATTATGCACCTGAAGAGTTGGTAGGCAAGCAAGTTTGCTTCATCGCTAACCTTGCTCCCCGCAAACTGAAAGGCATTGTTTCCGAAGGAATGATTCTTTCTGCCGAAAACAATGACGGTAGTCTGGCAGTAATCATGCCGGGCAAGGAAGTAAAACCAGGTAGCGAAGTAAAATAA
- a CDS encoding acetate--CoA ligase family protein — translation MITKELLHPQSIVVVGASNNVHKPGGAILRNLISGGYQGELRAVNPKENEVQGIKSYPDVSEIPETDLAILAIPAGMCPSAVETLARDKQVRAFIILSAGFGEETHEGALLEDAILETVNKYEASLIGPNCIGLMNTWHHSVFTKPIPLLNPKGVDLISSSGATAVFILESAVTKGLQFNSVWSVGNAKQIGVEDVLQYMDETFNPETDSKIKLIYIESIKDPDRLLIHASSLIRKGCRIAAIKSGSSESGSRAASSHTGAIASSDSAVEALFRKAGIVRCYSREELTTVGCIFTLPPLKGKNFAIVTHAGGPGVMLTDALSKGGLNVPKLEGELADELKGKLFPGAAVGNPIDILATGTPEHLGLAIDYCEEKFEEIDAILVIFGTPGLVSMFEAYDVLHQKMLTCKKPVFPVLPSLHTAGKEVDVFLKKGHVNFADEVTLGTALIRIMNVPQPAVKEIELFGVDIPHIRRIIDSIQDNGYIEPRLVQELLRSAGIPVVEEFVSADKEEVLAFARKCGFPVVAKVVGPIHKSDIGGVALNIKSEQHLALDFERMMKLPEVTAIMVQPMLKGTELFIGAKYEEKFGHVVLCGLGGIFVEVLKDVSSGLAPLSYEEAYSMIRSLKAYKIIQGTRGQKGVNEDKFAEIIVRLSTLLRFATEIKEMDINPLLATNKDVIAVDARIRVEK, via the coding sequence ATGATAACAAAAGAGTTACTGCATCCACAAAGTATTGTAGTGGTGGGTGCTTCAAATAATGTACATAAACCCGGAGGGGCAATCCTTCGGAATCTTATTTCGGGAGGTTATCAGGGAGAGCTGAGGGCAGTGAATCCCAAAGAAAATGAGGTGCAAGGAATAAAATCGTATCCGGATGTTTCTGAGATTCCTGAAACGGATCTGGCTATTCTGGCAATTCCTGCAGGAATGTGCCCGTCGGCTGTAGAGACTCTGGCTCGCGACAAGCAGGTTCGTGCCTTTATTATCTTATCTGCCGGCTTCGGTGAAGAAACTCACGAAGGTGCTTTGCTGGAAGATGCCATTCTCGAAACGGTGAATAAGTATGAAGCCTCATTGATAGGGCCAAACTGCATCGGGTTAATGAATACCTGGCATCACAGTGTCTTTACAAAACCTATTCCGTTGCTTAACCCCAAGGGAGTGGATCTTATTTCCAGTTCCGGTGCTACGGCTGTTTTTATTCTGGAGAGTGCAGTAACCAAAGGTCTTCAGTTTAATTCCGTATGGTCTGTGGGCAATGCCAAACAAATAGGGGTGGAAGATGTGCTGCAATACATGGACGAAACTTTTAACCCGGAAACAGATTCAAAGATAAAGCTGATATACATAGAAAGTATCAAGGACCCTGATAGATTACTGATTCATGCATCTTCATTAATCCGCAAAGGATGCCGTATTGCTGCTATTAAATCGGGAAGTTCAGAGAGTGGGAGCAGAGCTGCTTCATCGCATACCGGAGCTATTGCCAGTTCGGACTCTGCTGTTGAGGCTTTGTTCCGTAAAGCGGGTATAGTTCGATGCTATTCTCGTGAGGAACTTACAACAGTAGGTTGTATTTTCACTCTTCCTCCATTAAAGGGTAAGAATTTTGCAATCGTTACCCATGCCGGAGGTCCTGGAGTAATGCTGACCGATGCTTTATCAAAAGGCGGACTCAATGTTCCTAAACTTGAAGGTGAACTGGCCGATGAACTGAAAGGAAAGCTGTTTCCCGGAGCTGCCGTGGGGAATCCGATCGATATTCTGGCAACAGGTACACCGGAACATCTAGGTCTTGCAATAGATTATTGTGAAGAGAAGTTTGAAGAGATAGATGCTATTCTGGTAATCTTCGGGACTCCCGGACTGGTTTCCATGTTTGAAGCCTACGATGTACTCCATCAGAAGATGCTTACCTGTAAGAAACCTGTATTCCCTGTGCTTCCTTCTTTGCATACAGCCGGGAAAGAAGTGGATGTTTTCCTCAAAAAAGGGCATGTGAACTTTGCTGATGAAGTAACACTGGGTACTGCTTTAATACGGATAATGAATGTTCCTCAACCTGCTGTGAAGGAAATAGAACTCTTCGGAGTTGATATCCCCCACATTCGTCGGATTATAGATTCCATTCAGGACAATGGATATATAGAACCCCGCCTTGTACAGGAGTTATTACGTTCGGCCGGTATTCCGGTTGTGGAAGAATTTGTTTCTGCAGATAAAGAAGAGGTGCTTGCTTTTGCACGGAAATGTGGTTTCCCTGTGGTGGCGAAAGTGGTTGGTCCTATACACAAATCGGATATTGGCGGCGTTGCATTAAATATAAAATCGGAACAGCACCTGGCGCTCGACTTTGAACGGATGATGAAACTTCCGGAGGTGACAGCTATAATGGTTCAACCCATGTTGAAAGGCACGGAATTATTTATCGGAGCTAAATACGAGGAAAAGTTCGGGCATGTGGTTCTTTGCGGATTGGGAGGAATCTTTGTGGAAGTGCTGAAAGATGTATCATCCGGTCTTGCTCCATTATCTTATGAAGAAGCATATTCTATGATTCGCTCTTTGAAGGCATATAAAATTATTCAGGGAACCCGTGGTCAGAAAGGGGTAAATGAAGATAAGTTTGCTGAAATAATTGTTCGTTTATCAACTTTGCTTCGTTTTGCAACAGAGATAAAAGAGATGGATATTAACCCTTTGCTGGCAACTAATAAGGATGTTATTGCTGTGGATGCCCGTATACGAGTTGAGAAATAG
- a CDS encoding YifB family Mg chelatase-like AAA ATPase, with translation MLVKVFGAAVQGIDATIITIEVNSTRGCMFHLVGLPDSAVKESHERILSALQVNGYKFPTSQIVINMAPADIRKEGSAYDLPLAIGMMAAKENVSTEKLGKYIIMGELSLDGSLQTIKGALPIAIKAREEGYEGLIVPRLNAREAAVVNNLKVYGANNIKEVIGFFNGEETLEQTVVNTREEFYAQQTSFEFDFSDVKGQENVKRSLEVAAAGGHNLIMIGAPGSGKSMMAKRLPSILPPLSLGESLETTKIHSVAGKLGKDTSLIAKRPFRSPHHTISQVAMVGGGAFPQPGEISLAHNGLLYLDELAEFNRSVLEVLRQPLEDRTISVSRAKYSIDYPAGFMMIASMNPCPCGYYNHPTKACVCSSGQVQKYLNKISGPLLDRIDIQVEIVPVPFEKISDKRTSEPSSAIRERVIKARQIQEQRYADYPGVYCNAQMSTKLLHTFAEPDSTGLTLLKNAMNRLNLSARAYDRILKVSRTIADLDGSEKVKSAHLAEAISYRNLDRESWAG, from the coding sequence ATGCTTGTAAAGGTATTCGGAGCTGCTGTTCAAGGCATAGACGCAACTATTATAACCATTGAAGTGAACAGCACCAGAGGATGTATGTTCCACCTTGTAGGATTACCCGATTCGGCTGTAAAAGAGAGCCACGAACGTATCCTTTCGGCCTTACAGGTGAACGGTTACAAGTTTCCCACTTCACAAATAGTCATAAACATGGCTCCGGCAGATATCCGCAAGGAAGGATCTGCTTATGATTTACCTTTAGCCATTGGAATGATGGCGGCAAAAGAGAATGTATCAACAGAGAAGCTGGGCAAATACATTATTATGGGCGAACTAAGTCTGGACGGTAGTCTGCAAACCATCAAAGGTGCATTGCCTATTGCAATCAAAGCACGCGAAGAAGGTTACGAAGGACTGATCGTTCCCCGACTAAATGCCAGAGAAGCCGCAGTTGTTAATAACCTGAAAGTTTACGGAGCCAATAACATTAAAGAGGTGATTGGTTTCTTTAATGGAGAAGAGACACTTGAACAGACAGTAGTAAATACCCGCGAAGAGTTTTATGCTCAACAAACCTCTTTTGAATTTGATTTCTCAGATGTAAAAGGGCAGGAAAATGTAAAACGTTCCCTTGAGGTTGCGGCCGCTGGTGGACACAATTTAATCATGATCGGTGCCCCAGGCAGTGGAAAATCAATGATGGCAAAACGACTACCCTCTATCTTACCTCCGCTTTCTTTGGGCGAAAGCCTGGAAACAACCAAGATTCATTCGGTTGCAGGGAAATTAGGAAAAGATACTTCACTAATTGCTAAACGACCTTTCCGAAGCCCACATCATACAATTTCACAAGTGGCAATGGTAGGTGGCGGAGCTTTCCCCCAGCCTGGCGAAATCAGCCTAGCTCATAATGGGTTACTTTATCTTGATGAGCTGGCAGAATTCAATAGAAGTGTGCTTGAAGTTCTTCGTCAACCGCTTGAAGACAGAACTATATCTGTTTCAAGAGCAAAATATAGTATTGATTATCCTGCTGGATTCATGATGATTGCTTCGATGAATCCTTGTCCGTGTGGTTACTACAATCACCCAACCAAAGCTTGTGTTTGTAGCAGCGGACAAGTACAAAAGTACCTGAATAAAATATCGGGACCGCTTTTAGATAGAATAGATATACAGGTTGAAATCGTACCTGTGCCATTTGAAAAGATATCCGACAAAAGAACATCCGAACCAAGTTCTGCTATAAGAGAACGGGTAATAAAAGCACGCCAGATTCAGGAACAACGCTATGCCGATTACCCAGGAGTGTATTGCAATGCACAAATGAGCACAAAGTTGCTTCATACTTTTGCCGAGCCGGATAGCACCGGACTAACTCTTCTAAAGAATGCCATGAACCGGTTGAATCTTTCGGCTCGGGCTTATGATCGTATATTAAAAGTTTCGCGTACCATTGCCGATCTTGATGGCAGTGAAAAGGTAAAATCAGCTCACCTGGCAGAAGCTATCAGCTATCGCAATCTCGATCGGGAAAGCTGGGCCGGATAA